Genomic segment of Natronoarchaeum philippinense:
CCGTCGGCGGCCGCGGGAACCGGCGTCAGCACCGACGAGATTCAGTCGATCCGGGTCGACGTCGATCAGGTCGACGATCTGATGAACCTCGTCGAGGAGCTGGTGACGACTCGCGCACGCCTCCGCCGATCCGTCGAGGACGACGACCCGCGGAGCGTGATCGAGGGCGAAGTCGACGAACTCGAAACGATCACCTCGGAGCTCCAAGACACCGTCATGGACGTGCGGCTCGTCCCACTGCAGACGGTCGCCAACAAGCTCCCCCGGTTGGTCCGGGACATCTCCCGCGAGCAGGACAAGCAGGTTTCGTTGGAAATGGAGGGCGAGGACGTGGAACTCGACCGCTCGATCCTCAACGAGATCGGCGACCCGCTGATGCATCTGGTCCGGAACGCGGTCGACCACGGTATCGAGCCACCCGAAGAGCGTGAAGCCGCCGGCAAAGATCCCGAAGGGACGATCGAGCTTCGGGCGCGGCGCGAACGCGACGAGGTCGTCATCGAAATCGACGACGACGGACGCGGGCTCGATGTCGATGCGATCCGCGACGAGGCCGTCGAGGAAGGCATCGCGGAGTACGAGGAACTGCTGGAGATGGACGACGAGGACGTGTACGACCTCGTGTTCCACTCGGGCTTTTCGACCAGCGAGGAGGTCACCGACGTCAGCGGTCGCGGCGTCGGGATGGACGTCGTCGCAAACACAGTCGAGGAACTCGATGGGTCCGTCTCGGTCGACAGCGGCGACGGCGAGGGGACGACGGTCAGCCTCCGAGTGCCGATCTCGGTGGCGATTGCCGATGTCCTGTTCGTCGAATCCGGCGGCGAGGAGTACGGCATCCCGATCAAGGTCGTCGAGGAGATCGGCCCCTCGGGGTCGGTCTCGACCGAGGACGGCCGCGAAGTCGTCTCGCGTGGCGAAGAGAGCTACCCGCTCATTCGACTCGCAGACGCCTTAGAGACGCCCCAGCCGGGGCAAAACGGCAACGGAATGACGGTGAAAGTACGCGACGATGTCCGGCCGGTCGCGCTGCACTGCGACCGAATCCGGGGTCAGCAGGAGGTCGTGGTCAAACCGTTCGAGGGGTTCCTCGGGGACATCCCGGGGCTCAGCGGGGCGACCGTACTGGGCGAAGGTGACGTGGTGAACATCTTGGACGTGGAAACACTATGAAAGTGATACTATGAGTCTGATGGTCGACATTCGGAAGTTGAGCTTCATCAACGAGATGGCGAAAGTCGGGACGAACGGCGTCGCCGACAACATGAGCAAGCTGACCGGCGAGGACGCCAAGATGGAGGTGACCAAGACGAACTTCATCGACGTCGAGGACCTCACCGCTCAGCTCGACGACGGCAAACGCGTCGGCGTCCGCGTCCGACTGATGGAGCCACCTCACGGCCACATCCTGATCCTGTTCCCCGAGCAAAGCGCCAAGAAGATCACGGCGCTGATGCTCAACGACATGGTCGACGACATGTCGTCGGTGTCCGGCGAGATGGCCAGAAGCGCCGTCGAGGAGCTGGGCAACATGATGGCCAGCGGCTTCATCGACGGCTGGGCCGACGTGCTCGGCACGACGATCGACATCGCCACGCCACAGCTCGTGTACGCGCCGGCAGCCGAGATCGTGGGCCGAACGGCCAGTCTCGGCGAGGAGGATCTGGCGCTGTTTTTCGACTCCAGCCTGAACGTCCCGAGCTACGAGATCGAAGCCGAGATCTACGCGTTCCCGGATCTTCAGGAGTTCGTCGAGATGGTAAACAGCATCGAGACGTCCTACGCATAGTATGAAACTAGACGTCAATGCACTCGGAACGTTCTACCAGATGGCCCAAGAGGGCGCGGGGCTCGCGGCCGGCCGACTCACGCGGCTGACCGGCGTCGACACCCGCGTCGGCGTGACGAAGCTCAACTTCATGCGCGGCTCGGATATCCGCGCCGAGCTGGCCGACGACGTGCAGAAAGTCGGTGTCCGAGTCCAGCTCTCGGGCGGACTGGACGGCCACGCCGTGATCGTGTTCGACCGCGCGAGCGCGGTCCATCTCGTCGAGACGCTCCAGCCGACGATCGACGACCAGCCGGCGCTGCCGGAGGGTCCAGACGAACCGTTCGACGAGATGAACAAGAGCGCGATCACCGAGGTCGGCCAGATCATGAACAGCGGCTTCATCGACGGCTGGGCCGACGTTCTCAGCACAGCGATCGACGTTGCGACGCCGGAGTTCGTCGAGGGCGACACGGCCGAGCCGTTTCTGGCCGACATCGATACGACGCCGGGCGCCGACGATCTGGCCTTGCTGTTCCAGAGCCAGATCGAAGCGATCGACACCGAGATCCAGTTCCGGTACTACCTGTTTCCGGAACACGAGGCGATGGCCGACGTGCTCGAACGACAGGGTGCGGATGGCGACGCCGGCATCGAGTACGACAAGCTCGCCGGCTTCGACCGGCTCGCCCAGCGGGGTGCCGACGAGGTTGCCAACAACGTCACGATGCTGACCGGCATCGACACGAGCGTCGAGATTCGCCGGCTCAACTTCGTCCCGCTGGAGGCCATGCCCGAGGAGATCGACGACGAGAGCCTCGTCGGCGTCGCCTTCGAGTTCGACGGGACGCCGAGTGGCTATCTGCTCTTCCTGTTCGACGAGGCCTCTGCCCGCGAGATCGTCCGTGCGATGGTCCCCAACGAGCCGGACGACGAGTTCGGCGAGATGGGCCAGAGCGCGATCAAAGAGCTGGGCAACATCATGGCCAGTGGATTTTTAGACGGGTGGGCCAACGTGCTCGACACGACGATCGATCACTCCCCGCCCGAGTACATCCGCGACATGGGGGCGGCGGTGATCGACCCCGTCGTCATCCAACTCGGCGAAAACCAAGAGTTCGCGTTCGTGTTCGACACGGTCGTGCAGGCGGCCGAGCGGGAGTTCGACTGTAACATCTACGCGATCCCCGACGAGTCCGATCTCGAACGCGCGATCAACGACCTGCCGATGGACCGAATCGAAAAGGCGCCGACCAAGGCAGCGATCGACGAAATAGAGACAGACCCATGAAAACCTACGGGAGCGAGCCGGGAGCGCCAGATCCGGATCCGATCCGCGTCGGCATCTCCGAGTTCGTCGTCAGCGACAGCGGTCAGACGCTCAAGTCCTACGGGTTGGGCTCGTGTCTCGCGGTTGCGCTGTACGACGATAGCTCCGGCGTCGGCGGGCTCGCCCACATCATGCTACCGGACGGCGACACCAACGACGCCAGCGACGACAAGCCCGGAAAGTTCGCAGATACGGCGGTTCGGGCGATGCTCCGCCAGATGGTCGAGAAGGGCGCGAGCTACACCGATGTCGAGGCAAAGATCGCTGGCGGCAGCGACATGTTCGACTTCGAGAGCTTCGGCGACGGCGTCGGAAATCGGAACATCGCGGCCGCACGCGAGGAGCTCGACAAGCTCGGCGTCCCGCTCGTCGCCGAGGAAGTCGGCGGCCAGCGCGGTCGTACTGTAGTGTTCGAGACCGATACCGGCGTCTTCTCGATCAAGACCGCAGACGGCGATCAGGACGACAGGGAACTGTGAGCGACGAGGCGTCGTTCGACCGACTGACCGCCTACATCGAGGAGAACCTCGGGTTTGCGACCAGCCACTACAACGACAGTTACCTGCAGCGACGATTCTCCTCGCGGATGCGCCGTACCGGGTCCGACGACTACGCAGAGTATCTCGAACACCTCCGGGACGACCCCGACGAGGAGCGCGAACTGCTGGATACGCTCTCGATCAACGTCACCGGCTTCTTCCGGAATCCGGATGTCTGGGAGGGGATACGGTCGGTGCTGCGCCGACTGTCGGAGGACTGCGACCGCATCCACGCGTGGAGCGCCGCCTGCGCCGACGGACGCGAGCCCTACTCGCTCGCGATGCTCGGACTGGACGACCCGCGGACGGCAGGCGACAAGCTCTCCGTTCTTGCGACCGACATCAATCAAGCGGCGTTGGACGACGCCGCTGCGGGTGTCTACGAGAACACGCGGACGATCGATGTCGGCGAGCAGTTGACGTTCCTCTCGAACTACCACCGCTACGTCGATCAGACTGACGACCGCTTCGAGTTACGCGACCCGGTCAAGGAGATGGTCGCGTTCGAGCGCCACGACCTGATCAACGACGAGCCAAAATCCGGCTTCGATCTGGTGGTCTGCCGGAATCTCTTCATCTACATCGACAACGAGTACAAGGAGTCGATGCTGCAGACGATCGCCGAGTCGCTTCGGCCGGGCGGGTATCTCGTCATCGGGAAGGCAGAGACGATCCCGCCGGGCGTCAAATCCGAGTTCACGATCCTCGACGGCCGGCTCCGGATCTATCGGCGGCAGTGAGTCGAGGGGTTGCCCTCAGCGTGAGGGCCGCGGCCGCATTACTTGTCGTCTGAACCCGATCCTGTCGAGCCGAAGGTGAACGCGTCGTCCGCGCGCTCCTCAGAGCGTTCCGAGTCAGCGTCCGTCGACTCGTCGGCGTCCACGGGTTCCGACCCGCCGGAGGCGCGGTCGTCCTGCTGATCCGGGCGCTCGATCGGATCGGGCGTCGCTCCGTCGTCGGAACTCTCCTGGGGCGATCCGGTCGTCAGCGCATCGAGTTCCTCGCTTGTCGCCCAGCCGTCGGCGTGATCGCCAGCCGCAGAATCGGCGTCGGTGTCGAAGCGATCGAGCGCCGCCGAGAGCTGTGTTGCCTGCTGGGAGAGCGACGCAGCGGAGTCAGAGACTTCCGTCATCGCGGTGGTCTGTTCCTCGGCAGCGGCGGCAACGGTCTCGGCTTCGGCGGTGGTCTCCTCGCTGATCGTCGCGGCCTCGTCGACCATGGCGACGACCTCCTGCGTCGAGGCGGCTTGCTGTTGGGTGGCCGCGCTGATCTCTTGGACGCCGTCGTTGGTCGACTGCGCGTACCCGGCGATCTCTTCGAGCGCGTCGGCGGCTTCGCGCACCGAGTCGGTGTGTTCGGTGATCTCTCTAGAGGTCGTCCGGACTTCTTCGGCCGTGTCGTCGGTTTGGGCCTTGATCTGTTCGAGTCGGCCTTCGATATCCTCTGCGGCTTCCTTGGTGTCTGCGGCCAGTTCCTTAACCTCCTCGGCGACGACGGCAAAGCCATCGCCGGACTCGCCGCTGCCCGAGCGGGAGGCCTCGATGTTGGCGTTGAGCGCGAGCATGTTGGTCTGCTCGGCGACCTCGGTGATGAACTCCAGCAGGTCGTCGATCTGGGCGACTTCCTCTTGGAGTTGCTCGATCTCGGCGACGGCTTCCTCGCTCTCGGCTTCGATCGCGTTCATCCCCTCGATCGCCTGCTGGGCTGCTTCACGGCCAGATCGTCCGGTTTCGGCGGTCTGAGCAGCGATGTCGGCGACCTCGTTCGAGGAGGCGGCGATCTGCTCGGTCGTCGTCGAGAGGTCGTTCATCTCGGCGGAAACGGCCTGTAGCGAGTTGTTCTGGCGCTCGGCGCCGTCGGAAATCTCTTGGATCGACTCAGTTACTTGCGCGCTGGCAGAACGAACTTCCTCGCTGGAGGCGGTCACCTGCTCGCTGGCGCTGGCGACCTCGCCCGCGAACGCCTTCAGCCGGTCGGTCGTCGCTTCGAGTTCGCCCAGCATCTCGTTGAACGTCCGGCCGATCTGGGCCATCGACTCGTTGTCGCTCTCGGGGTCCATGCGCGCGGTGAGGTCGCCGCCCGCAGCGGATTCCATGACTTGCTGGTACTCCTCGGCCTTGGTTTCGAGATGGTCGTTCATCCGCTCGGTCTCGGCACGAGCCTGTTCTGCCTCCTTCCGCGCGCTCTGGGCGTCTTGGATCTGCGTTCGGAGCGCATCGCGCATGTTGGCGAAGCCGTCGTAGAGGCGCCCGATGCTGTCGATGCGGTTGGTCTCGAACTCGACATCGAGATTGCCCGATTCCATCGCTTCGGTCTTGGTCGTCAGACGGTCGATCGCGACGGCGGTGTTCCGACCGAGCACCGCCCCGACCAGCCCGATCAACAGCACGACCACGCCAGTGATCCAGACGCCGTACGTCGAGACGGCGTCGACGAACCCGTAGGCCTCGCTGACCGGCTCGTGGACGAGAACGACCCAGCCTGTCCCCTCGACCTGTGCTGAGCCGACCACGTACGATTCGTCGGGGAAACTGTATATGTCGCTGGCCAGCACCCCTTGCGGACTCTCGTCGATCTGCTGTGCCTGCGGGTTCGCCGGG
This window contains:
- a CDS encoding chemotaxis protein CheC, whose protein sequence is MSLMVDIRKLSFINEMAKVGTNGVADNMSKLTGEDAKMEVTKTNFIDVEDLTAQLDDGKRVGVRVRLMEPPHGHILILFPEQSAKKITALMLNDMVDDMSSVSGEMARSAVEELGNMMASGFIDGWADVLGTTIDIATPQLVYAPAAEIVGRTASLGEEDLALFFDSSLNVPSYEIEAEIYAFPDLQEFVEMVNSIETSYA
- a CDS encoding chemotaxis protein CheC, which encodes MKLDVNALGTFYQMAQEGAGLAAGRLTRLTGVDTRVGVTKLNFMRGSDIRAELADDVQKVGVRVQLSGGLDGHAVIVFDRASAVHLVETLQPTIDDQPALPEGPDEPFDEMNKSAITEVGQIMNSGFIDGWADVLSTAIDVATPEFVEGDTAEPFLADIDTTPGADDLALLFQSQIEAIDTEIQFRYYLFPEHEAMADVLERQGADGDAGIEYDKLAGFDRLAQRGADEVANNVTMLTGIDTSVEIRRLNFVPLEAMPEEIDDESLVGVAFEFDGTPSGYLLFLFDEASAREIVRAMVPNEPDDEFGEMGQSAIKELGNIMASGFLDGWANVLDTTIDHSPPEYIRDMGAAVIDPVVIQLGENQEFAFVFDTVVQAAEREFDCNIYAIPDESDLERAINDLPMDRIEKAPTKAAIDEIETDP
- a CDS encoding chemotaxis protein CheD, with protein sequence MKTYGSEPGAPDPDPIRVGISEFVVSDSGQTLKSYGLGSCLAVALYDDSSGVGGLAHIMLPDGDTNDASDDKPGKFADTAVRAMLRQMVEKGASYTDVEAKIAGGSDMFDFESFGDGVGNRNIAAAREELDKLGVPLVAEEVGGQRGRTVVFETDTGVFSIKTADGDQDDREL
- a CDS encoding CheR family methyltransferase; protein product: MSDEASFDRLTAYIEENLGFATSHYNDSYLQRRFSSRMRRTGSDDYAEYLEHLRDDPDEERELLDTLSINVTGFFRNPDVWEGIRSVLRRLSEDCDRIHAWSAACADGREPYSLAMLGLDDPRTAGDKLSVLATDINQAALDDAAAGVYENTRTIDVGEQLTFLSNYHRYVDQTDDRFELRDPVKEMVAFERHDLINDEPKSGFDLVVCRNLFIYIDNEYKESMLQTIAESLRPGGYLVIGKAETIPPGVKSEFTILDGRLRIYRRQ
- a CDS encoding methyl-accepting chemotaxis protein, yielding MLGKVRHIVPRVIRRSYAAKFGIALLALGLLVGGIGITATQAIESGVAADANEDYATMAAQEASAVESWDDKQRLIVGTMADSDIVTSGDAERIAQYLDNRQDQLNSRADGTGYAHEIYYVNVETGQISASTAGSTAAGENGSTLASLSIPEADRQVIRGDLSADEPYVTSPYKIGDDDATGTPAVSYVRQVADDPEHAIIYTVDLSSYSANFQTAGDTTTTIVVGSNDRVILDDIYFGAENQLFLDAYDGNGDPIAAARATAPANPQAQQIDESPQGVLASDIYSFPDESYVVGSAQVEGTGWVVLVHEPVSEAYGFVDAVSTYGVWITGVVVLLIGLVGAVLGRNTAVAIDRLTTKTEAMESGNLDVEFETNRIDSIGRLYDGFANMRDALRTQIQDAQSARKEAEQARAETERMNDHLETKAEEYQQVMESAAGGDLTARMDPESDNESMAQIGRTFNEMLGELEATTDRLKAFAGEVASASEQVTASSEEVRSASAQVTESIQEISDGAERQNNSLQAVSAEMNDLSTTTEQIAASSNEVADIAAQTAETGRSGREAAQQAIEGMNAIEAESEEAVAEIEQLQEEVAQIDDLLEFITEVAEQTNMLALNANIEASRSGSGESGDGFAVVAEEVKELAADTKEAAEDIEGRLEQIKAQTDDTAEEVRTTSREITEHTDSVREAADALEEIAGYAQSTNDGVQEISAATQQQAASTQEVVAMVDEAATISEETTAEAETVAAAAEEQTTAMTEVSDSAASLSQQATQLSAALDRFDTDADSAAGDHADGWATSEELDALTTGSPQESSDDGATPDPIERPDQQDDRASGGSEPVDADESTDADSERSEERADDAFTFGSTGSGSDDK